From Epinephelus lanceolatus isolate andai-2023 chromosome 5, ASM4190304v1, whole genome shotgun sequence, the proteins below share one genomic window:
- the snx22 gene encoding sorting nexin-22: MVLEEEFPMIEVSIPSMEREVDESGKSRKLFRVEVLFNGRKHFVLRRSSEFQSLHRKLRKIIHTPDFPSKRNPHLRTKPLEQRRHELEDYIQDIIYQNEDVPQVLLDFLHVKHFHTGIKNSSMESLDELDSQDYSYPLENQQVLGFFQDPYLCDNMSDLPDVVVDGVLQGFYPRDVRVSFTAPILTEPDPTTI, from the exons ATGGTGCTGGAGGAAGAGTTCCCGATGATTGAAGTATCGATCCCATCGATGGAGAGGGAAGTGGATGAGTCGGGAAAGTCCAGAAAG cttttcagagtTGAAGTTTTGTTCAACGGGAGGAAACATTTTGTGCTGAGAAGAAGCAGCGAGTTCCAGAGTCTCCACAGAAAA ctcagGAAGATCATCCACACTCCAGACTTCCCGAGCAAAAGGAACCCCCATCTGAGGACCAAGCCTCTGGAGCAGAGGAGGCACGAGCTGGAAGACTACATCCAG GACATCATCTATCAGAATGAAGATGTGCCGCAGGTGCTGCTGGACTTCCTCCATGTGAAACACTTTCACACAGGGATCAAGAACAGCAGCATGGA ATCACTGGATGAACTGGACAGTCAGGATTACAG TTATCCGTTAGAAAATCAGCAGGTGTTGGGATTTTTTCAGGATCCTTATCTCTGCGACAACATGTCAG ATCTCCCTGATGTTGTTGTCGACGGGGTTCTTCAGGGTTTTTATCCGCGGGACGTCCGAGTCAGCTTCACCGCCCCCATCCTCACTGAGCCCGACCCCACCACGATATAG
- the adpgk gene encoding ADP-dependent glucokinase isoform X2 codes for MWRKASAAALLALAVGYFYHGGPVLPEQILQYISLPNFQTSSQNSHNSLEQVISAAWETLITLPTRQWSKVAVGVNACVDVVVSGVGLLQALAVDPGSGLDHEVLHSKEDLKEAFIHYMERGAAAERFFSDSEAFQRIARAAAEYPGAKLYVGGNAALIGQRLATYPDLMVLLCGPVGPKLHEMLDEQIVVPPESLQETDEYHLILEYKAGEQWGSTQAPQANRFIFSHDVSNGEMSSLETFVASLDEFEPDLVVLSGLHMMEGQGRELWEERLKEAVLAISEIRKDIPIHLELASMTDKDYMNSIMQEVMPIVSSIGLNEQELLFLSQAGEGPHADMDSWKGIPDVGQVSDILFWILEQHGRSEPLSESDLTRIHFHTLAYHILVTVDGYWGNQAAAVMAGARVASSQACGLQAVDVSKVQLKAPLEFYSSHTEPREKLSLNPTEPVTVWHRGNITFHMTAVLVCKQPLRTVGLGDAISAEGLMYSELKTQQPF; via the exons ATGTGGAGGAAGGCTTCAGCGGCAGCCCTGCTGGCATTAGCTGTTGGCTATTTCTACCATGGCGGCCCAGTCCTGCCAGAGCAGATCCTGCAGTACATCAGCCTGCCAAACTTTCAGACATCATCTCAAAacagccacaacagcctggAGCAGGTGATCTCCGCCGCCTGGGAGACTCTGATCACTCTGCCGACTCGACAGTGGAGCAAAGTGGCAGTAGG GGTGAATGCCTGTGTGGATGTGGTGGTCTCAGGAGTGGGCCTGCTGCAGGCTCTGGCTGTGGATCCTGGCTCCGGCCTGGATCATGAAGTGTTGCACTCTAAAGAGGACTTGAAGGAGGCCTTCATCCATTACATGGAGCGTGGAGCAGCTGCTGAGCGCTTCTTCAGCGACAGCGAGGCCTTTCAAAGGATCGCACGTGCCGCAGCAGAGTACCCCGGTGCGAAG CTGTATGTGGGAGGGAACGCTGCTCTTATTGGTCAGAGGCTCGCCACCTACCCTGATCTGATG GTTTTATTATGCGGGCCAGTTGGTCCTAAACTCCACGAGATGCTGGACGAGCAGATAGTCGTTCCCCCGGAGTCTCTGCAGGAGACGGATGAATATCACCTCATCCTGGAGTATAAAGCAG GTGAGCAGTGGGGATCAACTCAGGCACCTCAAGCCAACCGTTTCATCTTCTCCCACGATGTGTCCAATGGGGAGATGAGCTCACTGGAGACGTTCGTGGCGAGTCTGGACGAGTTTGAGCCCGACCTGGTCGTCCTGTCGGGGCTCCACATGATGGAGGGTCAGGGCAGAGAGCTGTGGGAGGAGCGACTCAAAGAG GCAGTGTTAGCCATATCTGAAATCCGTAAAGATATTCCCATCCACCTGGAGCTGGCAAGCATGACGGACAAAGACTACATGAACAGCATCATGCAGGAG GTTATGCCCATTGTGAGCTCCATCGGGCTCAACGAGCAGGAgctgctcttcctctctcagGCCGGCGAGGGGCCTCACGCAGACATGGATTCCTGGAAAGGCATTCCAGACGTGGGTCAAGTCAGCGACATCCTCTTCTGGATCCTGGAGCAGCACGGCCGCAGCGAGCCATTGTCCGAATCGGACCTGACTCGCATCCACTTCCACACGCTTGCCTACCACATCCTGGTCACGGTGGATGGATACTGGGGGAACCAGGCGGCAGCAGTGATGGCGGGGGCGCGAGTTGCCAGCAGTCAGGCCTGCGGGCTCCAGGCGGTTGACGTTAGCAAAGTGCAGCTCAAAGCCCCGCTGGAGTTTTACAGCTCACACACTGAGCCGCGAGAGAAGCTGTCCCTGAACCCGACAGAGCCTGTCACCGTGTGGCACAGAGGAAACATCACCTTCCACATGACAGCCGTGCTGGTCTGCAAACAGCCGTTACGGACAGTAGGGCTCGGGGACGCCATCTCAGCAGAGGGGCTAATGTACTCAGAGTTAAAGACCCAGCAGCCCTTCTGA
- the adpgk gene encoding ADP-dependent glucokinase isoform X1 — MWRKASAAALLALAVGYFYHGGPVLPEQILQYISLPNFQTSSQNSHNSLEQVISAAWETLITLPTRQWSKVAVGVNACVDVVVSGVGLLQALAVDPGSGLDHEVLHSKEDLKEAFIHYMERGAAAERFFSDSEAFQRIARAAAEYPGAKLYVGGNAALIGQRLATYPDLMVLLCGPVGPKLHEMLDEQIVVPPESLQETDEYHLILEYKAGEQWGSTQAPQANRFIFSHDVSNGEMSSLETFVASLDEFEPDLVVLSGLHMMEGQGRELWEERLKEAVLAISEIRKDIPIHLELASMTDKDYMNSIMQEQVMPIVSSIGLNEQELLFLSQAGEGPHADMDSWKGIPDVGQVSDILFWILEQHGRSEPLSESDLTRIHFHTLAYHILVTVDGYWGNQAAAVMAGARVASSQACGLQAVDVSKVQLKAPLEFYSSHTEPREKLSLNPTEPVTVWHRGNITFHMTAVLVCKQPLRTVGLGDAISAEGLMYSELKTQQPF; from the exons ATGTGGAGGAAGGCTTCAGCGGCAGCCCTGCTGGCATTAGCTGTTGGCTATTTCTACCATGGCGGCCCAGTCCTGCCAGAGCAGATCCTGCAGTACATCAGCCTGCCAAACTTTCAGACATCATCTCAAAacagccacaacagcctggAGCAGGTGATCTCCGCCGCCTGGGAGACTCTGATCACTCTGCCGACTCGACAGTGGAGCAAAGTGGCAGTAGG GGTGAATGCCTGTGTGGATGTGGTGGTCTCAGGAGTGGGCCTGCTGCAGGCTCTGGCTGTGGATCCTGGCTCCGGCCTGGATCATGAAGTGTTGCACTCTAAAGAGGACTTGAAGGAGGCCTTCATCCATTACATGGAGCGTGGAGCAGCTGCTGAGCGCTTCTTCAGCGACAGCGAGGCCTTTCAAAGGATCGCACGTGCCGCAGCAGAGTACCCCGGTGCGAAG CTGTATGTGGGAGGGAACGCTGCTCTTATTGGTCAGAGGCTCGCCACCTACCCTGATCTGATG GTTTTATTATGCGGGCCAGTTGGTCCTAAACTCCACGAGATGCTGGACGAGCAGATAGTCGTTCCCCCGGAGTCTCTGCAGGAGACGGATGAATATCACCTCATCCTGGAGTATAAAGCAG GTGAGCAGTGGGGATCAACTCAGGCACCTCAAGCCAACCGTTTCATCTTCTCCCACGATGTGTCCAATGGGGAGATGAGCTCACTGGAGACGTTCGTGGCGAGTCTGGACGAGTTTGAGCCCGACCTGGTCGTCCTGTCGGGGCTCCACATGATGGAGGGTCAGGGCAGAGAGCTGTGGGAGGAGCGACTCAAAGAG GCAGTGTTAGCCATATCTGAAATCCGTAAAGATATTCCCATCCACCTGGAGCTGGCAAGCATGACGGACAAAGACTACATGAACAGCATCATGCAGGAG CAGGTTATGCCCATTGTGAGCTCCATCGGGCTCAACGAGCAGGAgctgctcttcctctctcagGCCGGCGAGGGGCCTCACGCAGACATGGATTCCTGGAAAGGCATTCCAGACGTGGGTCAAGTCAGCGACATCCTCTTCTGGATCCTGGAGCAGCACGGCCGCAGCGAGCCATTGTCCGAATCGGACCTGACTCGCATCCACTTCCACACGCTTGCCTACCACATCCTGGTCACGGTGGATGGATACTGGGGGAACCAGGCGGCAGCAGTGATGGCGGGGGCGCGAGTTGCCAGCAGTCAGGCCTGCGGGCTCCAGGCGGTTGACGTTAGCAAAGTGCAGCTCAAAGCCCCGCTGGAGTTTTACAGCTCACACACTGAGCCGCGAGAGAAGCTGTCCCTGAACCCGACAGAGCCTGTCACCGTGTGGCACAGAGGAAACATCACCTTCCACATGACAGCCGTGCTGGTCTGCAAACAGCCGTTACGGACAGTAGGGCTCGGGGACGCCATCTCAGCAGAGGGGCTAATGTACTCAGAGTTAAAGACCCAGCAGCCCTTCTGA